A region from the Pelobates fuscus isolate aPelFus1 chromosome 1, aPelFus1.pri, whole genome shotgun sequence genome encodes:
- the MPZL1 gene encoding myelin protein zero-like protein 1 isoform X2: MAELRAVGPRCDWRWLVLVVSVLCMSCPVSAIDVYGPSELFIENGTEARLPCTFKSSEVTSTSLLAIWKFDAQSKGGDFVTIFYYTGGTNQHKSKDQFTGRISWAGDLNKRDVSVKIKNMQFIDNGTYECTVFNPPDVSGKPNKIKLRVVERENLPASNVPFLVGIICGVIGGILLIALLIFALVICKRKRSKKNYSGGR; the protein is encoded by the exons ATGGCTGAGCTGCGGGCGGTGGGTCCCCGGTGCGACTGGCGGTGGCTGGTCTTGGTGGTGtcggtgctgtgtatgt CATGTCCGGTTTCTGCTATAGACGTATATGGCCCAAGTGAGCTCTTTATAGAAAATGGCACAGAAGCCAGGTTGCCCTGTACTTTTAAATCATCGGAAGTTACCAGCACTAGTTTACTAGCTATATGGAAGTTCGATGCTCAATccaaagggggtgactttgtgacg atTTTTTATTACACAGGTGGGACAAATCAGCATAAAAGTAAAGACCAGTTTACGGGTCGTATCTCTTGGGCTGGTGATCTCAACAAGAGAGATGTTTcagtcaaaataaaaaatatgcagtTTATTGACAATGGCACATATGAGTGCACAGTATTCAATCCCCCAGACGTCAGCGGCAAACCTAACAAAATCAAGCTTCGAGTTGTTGAAAGAg AGAATCTTCCAGCATCCAATGTTCCCTTTCTTGTTGGGATAATATGTGGAGTGATCGGAGGCATCCTTTTGATTGCTCTTCTCATATTTGCACTTGTTATCTGCAAGAGGAAAAGATCGAAGAAAAACTACAGCGG GGGCCGGTAA
- the MPZL1 gene encoding myelin protein zero-like protein 1 isoform X1, producing MAELRAVGPRCDWRWLVLVVSVLCMSCPVSAIDVYGPSELFIENGTEARLPCTFKSSEVTSTSLLAIWKFDAQSKGGDFVTIFYYTGGTNQHKSKDQFTGRISWAGDLNKRDVSVKIKNMQFIDNGTYECTVFNPPDVSGKPNKIKLRVVERENLPASNVPFLVGIICGVIGGILLIALLIFALVICKRKRSKKNYSGCSTTESLMSVKQPPRKSPGTEELVKPMPSAPIQGPVIYAQLDHSGKPSNQIIKSESVVYSNIRRLC from the exons ATGGCTGAGCTGCGGGCGGTGGGTCCCCGGTGCGACTGGCGGTGGCTGGTCTTGGTGGTGtcggtgctgtgtatgt CATGTCCGGTTTCTGCTATAGACGTATATGGCCCAAGTGAGCTCTTTATAGAAAATGGCACAGAAGCCAGGTTGCCCTGTACTTTTAAATCATCGGAAGTTACCAGCACTAGTTTACTAGCTATATGGAAGTTCGATGCTCAATccaaagggggtgactttgtgacg atTTTTTATTACACAGGTGGGACAAATCAGCATAAAAGTAAAGACCAGTTTACGGGTCGTATCTCTTGGGCTGGTGATCTCAACAAGAGAGATGTTTcagtcaaaataaaaaatatgcagtTTATTGACAATGGCACATATGAGTGCACAGTATTCAATCCCCCAGACGTCAGCGGCAAACCTAACAAAATCAAGCTTCGAGTTGTTGAAAGAg AGAATCTTCCAGCATCCAATGTTCCCTTTCTTGTTGGGATAATATGTGGAGTGATCGGAGGCATCCTTTTGATTGCTCTTCTCATATTTGCACTTGTTATCTGCAAGAGGAAAAGATCGAAGAAAAACTACAGCGG CTGCAGCACCACAGAAAGCTTGATGTCCGTTAAGCAGCCACCGCGCAAGTCTCCTGGCACAGAGGAATTGGTAAAACCCATGCCCTCCGCACCTATTCAG GGGCCGGTAATATATGCCCAGCTGGATCATTCCGGAAAGCCAAGCAACCAGATCATCAAATCGGAGTCCGTCGTGTATTCTAACATCCGAAGACTCTGCTGA